A stretch of Candidatus Thiopontia autotrophica DNA encodes these proteins:
- the lexA gene encoding repressor LexA: protein MSASLHLLTPKGARPLWSGNFESEEFIAEPLVEIPLLGKITAGLPIEAVEDQQMISVPQNMVRKDTYALRVVGESMVEDNIQDGDVIVVERQESAANGQSVVAMINNEEVTLKKLYIEKDGVRLQPANSTMAPIFLRNEDVKILGIVSAVIRIP from the coding sequence ATGAGCGCAAGTCTGCATCTGTTAACCCCAAAGGGAGCTCGTCCTCTCTGGAGTGGAAATTTTGAGTCGGAAGAGTTTATTGCAGAGCCCCTGGTAGAGATTCCACTACTGGGAAAGATTACAGCTGGACTACCAATAGAGGCGGTAGAAGACCAGCAGATGATCTCGGTACCACAGAATATGGTGCGCAAGGATACCTATGCGCTCCGTGTGGTTGGAGAGTCGATGGTTGAAGATAATATTCAGGATGGAGATGTTATTGTAGTTGAGCGTCAGGAGAGCGCAGCCAATGGTCAGTCGGTTGTGGCGATGATAAACAATGAAGAGGTAACCCTGAAAAAACTATATATAGAGAAAGATGGGGTGCGACTACAGCCGGCCAACTCCACAATGGCACCAATATTTCTGCGTAATGAGGATGTTAAAATTCTTGGGATTGTCTCCGCAGTTATCCGTATTCCATAG
- the lexA gene encoding transcriptional repressor LexA, giving the protein MPPITRKQREIYEYLHEHQDEFRDNPPSLDQLCHHLGLKSRGSLHKHIHALIDVNLVEPLEGLHRGIRLTPQQDDHSENELPFVGRIAAGLPIEAIEDVERIEVPEQLRTGNECFVLQVKGESMIDAGILEGDHVIIEKRSSARNGDVVVALIDGEEATLKTIEQHPEQVILHPANSTMEPFTYRPDQVEIQGVLVGQMRSYL; this is encoded by the coding sequence CTGCCACCCATTACCAGAAAACAGCGCGAGATCTACGAATACCTGCATGAACATCAGGATGAATTTCGTGACAATCCTCCCAGTCTGGATCAACTCTGTCACCACCTTGGACTTAAATCCAGAGGGTCACTCCACAAACATATTCACGCACTGATTGACGTTAACCTGGTAGAGCCACTTGAGGGTCTTCATAGAGGCATAAGATTGACCCCGCAACAGGATGATCACAGTGAAAATGAGCTTCCATTTGTTGGGCGTATCGCCGCTGGTCTTCCGATTGAGGCCATTGAGGATGTAGAGAGAATTGAGGTCCCTGAACAGTTGCGCACAGGAAATGAGTGTTTTGTTCTTCAGGTCAAGGGGGAGTCGATGATTGATGCTGGAATTCTGGAGGGAGACCACGTAATTATCGAAAAACGCAGCAGCGCAAGAAATGGGGATGTTGTTGTTGCACTAATTGATGGTGAGGAGGCCACACTGAAAACAATCGAACAACACCCAGAACAGGTAATTCTCCATCCAGCCAATTCAACCATGGAACCATTCACCTACCGTCCAGATCAGGTTGAGATTCAGGGGGTGCTGGTTGGACAGATGCGTAGTTATCTGTGA
- a CDS encoding recombination-associated protein RdgC translates to MWFKNVTLFHLSNPFRVSVESLEEKLAKKVSRECGALEMSTLGWGSPIPDGDALTLSLDGAILVAAKKREKILPATVVREALNERIQQIESTEEREVKNREKQRLRDEITVEMLPRAFSRSRTTYAIIDPDNGWLLVDTASRSRAEELTVLLRETLGSLEITNPDTELSPAGAMSQWLFHDTAPAGFTLDDECEIRENDEHGGIIRCKNIDITQGAVRKHLESQSHVVRLAMSWDDRVSFILDQDLTIKRIRPLELIDNMRQETKDEEDAELFFLADMMLFHDEISNLLIRLFELLSTEQA, encoded by the coding sequence ATGTGGTTTAAAAATGTCACTCTTTTCCACCTAAGCAATCCATTTAGAGTATCCGTAGAGTCCCTGGAGGAGAAGCTCGCAAAGAAGGTATCACGGGAGTGTGGGGCACTGGAGATGTCGACATTGGGGTGGGGATCCCCCATACCAGACGGTGATGCATTAACTCTATCTCTTGATGGTGCCATTCTTGTTGCAGCAAAAAAGAGGGAGAAAATACTCCCTGCTACTGTTGTTCGTGAAGCACTAAATGAGCGAATTCAACAGATTGAGTCAACAGAAGAGCGTGAGGTTAAAAATAGAGAGAAGCAGAGACTACGTGACGAAATTACTGTGGAGATGCTACCCCGTGCCTTTTCCAGATCTCGTACAACATACGCAATTATCGACCCAGACAATGGTTGGTTGCTGGTAGATACAGCCAGCCGTTCCCGTGCAGAGGAGCTAACAGTTCTGCTGCGTGAAACCCTGGGGTCTCTGGAGATAACCAACCCCGATACAGAGCTGTCCCCTGCCGGAGCGATGAGTCAGTGGCTCTTCCATGATACTGCCCCTGCAGGCTTCACCCTGGATGATGAGTGTGAGATTCGTGAAAACGATGAGCATGGAGGAATAATCCGCTGTAAAAATATCGATATTACTCAGGGTGCTGTGCGCAAACATCTTGAATCACAGAGTCACGTGGTACGTCTGGCCATGAGTTGGGATGATCGTGTCTCATTTATTCTGGATCAAGACTTGACCATCAAAAGGATAAGACCACTTGAGCTTATTGATAATATGCGCCAGGAGACCAAGGATGAGGAAGATGCAGAGCTCTTTTTCCTGGCCGACATGATGTTATTTCATGATGAGATCAGTAATCTGCTGATACGGTTGTTTGAGCTGCTATCTACTGAACAAGCTTAA